A single genomic interval of Coccidioides posadasii str. Silveira chromosome 1, complete sequence harbors:
- the PAC1 gene encoding protein with putative role during mitosis (EggNog:ENOG410PFJ9~COG:S~BUSCO:6756at33183), whose product MSQLLTARQAEELHKSMIAYLLSVNLSKSAAALREELADSVHLDDATAKKYEGLLEKKWTSVVRLQKKIMDLESRNAALQQELDSATPTSLSRRNQDPASWLPRAPARHSLQSHRGPVTCVAFHPIFSSLASGSEDTTIKIWDWELGELERTIKGHTRAVLDVDYGGPRGGTLLASCSSDLTIKLWDPSDEYKNIRTLPGHDHSVSAVRFIPSGAAGSPMSGNLLASASRDKTIRIWDVTTGYCVKTIQGHLDWVRDVFPSPDGRFLMSGGDDRVPRLLDASSGETKSTFIGHEHVVECVTIAPAASYPHLAALAGLKKPPPASSSAEFVATGSRDKTIKIWDSRGTLIKTLVGHDNWIRALVFHPGGKYLLSVSDDKTLRCWDLSQECKCVRTVSDAHGHFVSCIRWAPNIINESGLVSGEGGINGQGTPSMNGVSISTTSKKEDTGGGGKIRCVIATGSVDMNVRVFAS is encoded by the exons ATGAGCCAGCTACTCACGGCACGACAGGCAGAGGAACT TCACAAGTCGATGATAGCATACCTTTTGTCTGTCAACCTCTCGAAAAGTGCAGCAGCACTCCGTGAAGAACTCGCCGATAGCGTTCATTTGGACGATGCTACCGCAAAGAAATATGAGGGGTTGCTGGAGAAAAAATGGACCAGCGTAGTCAGACTACAGAAGAAG ATTATGGACCTAGAATCCCGAAATGCAGCCCTACAGCAAGAACTCGACTCTGCCACCCCAACGTCGCTTTCTCGAAGAAATCAAGACCCTGCGTCCTGGCTACCTCGCGCTCCAGCCAGGCATAGCTTGCAGTCTCACCGAGGGCCGGTCACATGCGTTGCCTTCCATCCAATCTTCTCATCACTTGCATCCGGCTCCGAAGATACCACGATCAAAATCTGGGATTGGGAATTAGGCGAGCTTGAACGAACCATAAAGGGCCACACCAGGGCTGTGCTGGACGTGGATTACGGAGGGCCTCGAGGCGGGACGCTTCTAGCATCGTGCTCATCGGATCTGACAATTAAGCTATGGGATCCTTCGGATGAATATAAAAATATTCGAACCCTCCCGGGCCATGATCACAGCGTTTCCGCAGTCCGATTCATACCTTCAGGTGCCGCGGGTTCTCCGATGTCAGGAAATCTCCTAGCATCCGCATCGCGCGACAAAACCATTCGCATATGGGATGTAACAACAGGCTATTGTGTAAAAACAATACAGGGTCATCTTGACTGGGTGCGAGACGTTTTCCCGTCTCCAGATGGCCGATTTTTAATGTCAGGAGGGGATGATCGAGTTCCACGGCTATTGGACGCTTCATCGGGAGAAACAAAATCGACGTTTATTGGCCACGAACACGTCGTTGAATGTGTCACGATTGCCCCGGCAGCTAGTTATCCGCATCTGGCTGCTCTAGCAGGCCTCAAAAAACCTCCACCGGCATCTTCATCAGCTGAATTCGTTGCCACAGGATCCCGGGATAAAACGATAAAGATATGGGACTCCCGTGGCACATTAATTAAAACCCTTGTGGGACACGACAATTGGATACGAGCACTGGTCTTCCATCCCGGCGGAAAATACCTTCTCTCAGTCAGCGACGATAAAACGCTCCGATGCTGGGATCTCTCGCAGGAATGCAAATGTGTTCGAACCGTGAGCGATGCTCACGGGCACTTTGTGAGCTGCATACGATGGGCACCAAATATCATCAACGAGAGCGGACTCGTAAGTGGTGAAGGGGGCATTAATGGACAAGGTACTCCAAGCATGAATGGAGTTTCCATTTCAACAACGAGCAAGAAGGAAGATACTGGGGGTGGTGGAAAAATTCGATGTGTCATCGCAACTGGGAGCGTGGATATGAACGTGAGAGTCTTCGCGTCCTGA
- the TRP2 gene encoding anthranilate synthase component 1 (BUSCO:179437at4751~EggNog:ENOG410PHJG~COG:E~BUSCO:5002at33183), with translation MAPRATIQPTLEAVRDVLSQSTGAPHAPNIVPITASIRADLLTPTLAYLKIAAKSKRSFLYESAATTETIGRYSFVGADPKKILTTGPGHGPACDPLPLLEEELSHFRVATIPGMQLPPMSGGVIGYVGYDCVRYFEPKTARPMKDILGIPESLFMLYDTIIAFDHFFQVVKVITYMPVPENETELEAAYQAAEGTMRSTIKTLLDPNVPLPPQPPIKRDQVYTSNIGQEGYENHVKRMKEHIVKGDIFQAVPSQRLSRPTTLHPFNLYRHLRTVNPSPYLFYIDCGDFQIVGASPELLVKDEGRRIITHPIAGTVKRGKTPEEDARLAAELKGSLKDRAEHVMLVDLARNDVNRVCDPVTTQVDRLMVVERFSHVQHLVSQVSGILREGKTRFDAFRSIFPAGTVSGAPKVRAMELIAEMEGEKRHIYAGAVGYFGYNNSSVDGQKIVDGTMDMCIALRTMVMKDNVAYLQAGGGIVFDSDPYDEYVETLNKLGANIQCIKGAEEVYLELEKEAANHSSV, from the exons ATGGCTCCAAGG GCCACAATACAGCCTACACTCGAAGCAGTCCGGGATGTGCTTTCCCAGTCCACGGGTGCACCGCACGCGCCAAATATCGTCCCAATAACTGCTTCGATACGCGCTGATCTGCTCACTCCTACATTGGCGTATCTAAAGATCGCAGCAAA ATCGAAACGTTCCTTTTTGTACGAGAGTGCTGCGACCACGGAGACAATTGGGAGATATAGTTTTGTAGGAGCCG ATCCCAAGAAAATCCTCACTACTGGGCCCGGCCATGGGCCCGCCTGCGATCCGCTGCCCCTTCTCGAGGAGGAACTCTCGCACTTCCGGGTTGCTACAATTCCTGGCATGCAGCTTCCGCCAATGTCTGGAGGGGTGATTGGATACGTTGGATATGACTGCGTGAGATACTTCGAGCCGAAAACAGCTCGGCCTATGAAAGATATTCTCGGAATACCGGAGTCTTTATTTATGCTGTATGACACCATTATTGCCTTCGATCATTTCTTCCAGGTTGTGAAGGTGATAACCTACATGCCTGTCCCCGAAAATGAGACAGAGTTGGAAGCAGCATATCAAGCCGCAGAGGGGACCATGCGATCAACTATTAAGACATTATTGGATCCCAATGTGCCGCTTCCGCCCCAACCTCCGATCAAACGCGATCAGGTATATACGTCGAACATTGGACAGGAAGGATACGAAAACCATGTGAAGCGAATGAAGGAACATATTGTTAAAGGGGATATCTTTCAGGCTGTGCCATCCCAACGACTTTCTCGACCTACTACGCTACATCCCTTCAATCTATATCGGCATTTACGCACGGTGAACCCGTCCCCatatcttttttatattGACTGTGGCGATTTTCAGATCGTCGGTGCCAGCCCCGAACTGCTCGTGAAGGATGAAGGAAGACGGATTATTACTCATCCGATCGCAGGTACTGTGAAGAGAGGGAAAACCCCCGAAGAGGATGCAAGATTAGCAGCCGAGCTTAAGGGAAGCTTGAAAGATCGCGCAGAGCATGTTATGTTGGTAGACTTGGCCCGGAACGACGTGAACAGAGTCTGTGATCCGGTCACAACGCAAGTGGACCGCCTCATGGTCGTCGAGAGATTCTCACATGTCCAGCATCTGGTGTCGCAAGTGTCAGGGATCTTGCGTGAGGGTAAAACACGCTTCGATGCCTTCCGCTCTATATTCCCTGCCGGCACTGTCAGCGGTGCTCCAAAGGTCAGAGCCATGGAGTTAATTGCGGAAATGGAGGGCGAAAAGCGCCACATATACGCCGGCGCGGTCGGTTACTTCGGATACAACAACAGCTCTGTGGACGGACAAAAGATAGTCGACGGTACGATGGACATGTGCATCGCTCTCCGAACCATGGTCATGAAAGACAACGTTGCATATCTACAAGCAGGAGGAGGGATTGTATTCGATTCCGACCCTTACGACGAGTACGTGGAAACGTTGAATAAGCTAGGAGCGAACATCCAATGCATCAAAGGAGCAGAGGAGGTGTATCTGGAGCTGGAGAAAGAAGCTGCAAATCACTCTTCTGTCTAA
- a CDS encoding uncharacterized protein (EggNog:ENOG410PKFH~COG:G~TransMembrane:5 (n3-10c14/15o24-46i53-73o79-100i112-135o141-158i)), which yields MGSGILIAALPRIAKHVSISEGLILRPAAVYSLAAGCLLLMFGAVADIIGPKLMWVTGSSLFVAFTVAVSAARTGLQVILFRTCLGVAISMCLPTAVSLIANTFPKGTWRNVAFAMNGMGQPLGYALGLVLGGIFTDTIGWRWAYNMMVIIKFCLSMASL from the coding sequence ATGGGTTCTGGTATCCTCATTGCCGCCCTCCCGCGAATTGCAAAACATGTTAGCATATCTGAAGGTCTGATCCTCCGGCCTGCTGCTGTCTACTCCCTTGCAGCTGGGTGCCTGCTTCTCATGTTTGGCGCAGTTGCAGACATTATTGGGCCAAAGCTCATGTGGGTCACTGGGAGCTCTCTTTTTGTTGCATTCACTGTGGCAGTGAGTGCTGCAAGAACAGGTCTTCAGGTCATTCTCTTCCGGACTTGCCTTGGTGTTGCTATTTCTATGTGTCTACCAACAGCTGTTAGTCTGATCGCGAATACCTTCCCAAAGGGTACATGGCGGAATGTTGCTTTTGCTATGAACGGGATGGGCCAGCCGCTTGGCTATGCACTTGGACTAGTTCTTGGTGGTATCTTCACAGACACAATTGGGTGGAGATGGGCATATAATATGATGGTAATCATCAAATTTTGCCTTTCTATGGCATCTCTGTAG
- a CDS encoding uncharacterized protein (EggNog:ENOG410PKFH~COG:G~TransMembrane:2 (i21-39o119-140i)): MGVLVNIVTAYFVARVELRTLGVISALITMIAPVLMATVDIDEDYWLAPFWALLFSPVNPDNSFPADIQSLAGGVFNGVSQFGNSLGLAATAAIAASVTEHSDINLSHKELVMKGYRSAFWTIFAATTLVVIVSVFVELWGKRMSEEFRPLKYLSRFPLRVGFGELGRE, translated from the exons ATGGGCGTGCTTGTAAATATAGTTACAGCATACTTTGTCGCACGAGTTGAACTTCGGACGCTGGGTGTAATTTCAGCCTTGATAACCATGATTGCCCCGGTACTTATGGCAACTGTCGACATCGACGAGGACTATTGGCTTGCTCCATTTTGGGCTTTATTATTCTCACCGGTTAACCCCGATA ACTCCTTCCCAGCTGACATCCAATCCCTTGCCGGTGGTGTTTTCAATGGCGTTTCTCAGTTCGGCAATTCACTTGGCCTAGCGGCGACTGCTGCAATTGCTGCATCTGTCACGGAGCACTCGGATATCAATCTTAGCCATAAGGAGCTGGTGATGAAAGGCTATCGGTCTGCCTTCTGGACTATATTTGCGGCGACCACACTAGTTGTCATCGTTAGCGTTTTTGTGGAACTGTGGGGAAAAAGGATGAGTGAAGAGTTTCGGCCTCTCAAATATCTTTCCAGGTTCCCTCTGCGGGTTGGCTTTGGAGAGTTGGGCCGAGAATAG
- a CDS encoding uncharacterized protein (SECRETED:SignalP(1-23)~EggNog:ENOG410PQRR~COG:S~TransMembrane:1 (n4-15c23/24o567-587i)~BUSCO:5308at33183), which translates to MKTAPFSLVVCLAPLHAIAVASSFKPSVRELDSLAFPPARQLYPAVNPTALIQRNSELRLLKRETSFDYVEDSGPLAARSDSTVFTTTLNVKGKRPILSLEDLESDIRQIRCFPSKIELEFLSAGRLDEVSKELSAAGIFIVVTSHSECNNEDERAPHMVIEVGIERQEKRITLWKTNTDWKEVFTSTEVQFARQPSNQVSRRSHQNLKRQDEPSRIHTMSFPSAPTSSDLPPNTSDELDMRLNDRVILPPETPVTGLFVPEGVTLKCKRCTLQGNAELSQGSFRLEEIDGPEDVIPAAVDFFREGSIELDVNGLSSHIELAVVLENEEPIEFSIPLPTIPLSPFAIPGLVTFGVFVRPQITASLQFDKDIEFSYGFNASVPDDSKFTLNIGNLGNSTVTGFPNTTFQALPFQSEEDIDSISFSLAFNPEILLGVHSLVGSTTGGIGMFFNLPEIAVNASKMNNVDRNCNPKRQTHEEDEVVGNFTNIIPSVELSFGPIAELEVNLGSFDPAYETQVAIASASFPLPTTCLAYDQETKSYGDPVKVVRGRNSQGAENAAGRLNTSTMSTSVILPAMLASVVFVFGVLL; encoded by the exons ATGAAGACCGCTCCGTTCTCGCTTGTCGTTTGCTTGGCACCGCTACATGCTATAGCGGTGGCCTCTTCCTTCAAACCTTCCGTCCGTGAATTGGACAGTCTGGCATTCCCGCCAGCGAGGCAGTTGTATCCTGCAGTCAACCCAACTGCCTTGATACAGCGTAACTCTGAATTACGGTTGCTGAAGAGAGAAACTAGCTTCGACTATGTTGAAGACTCAGGCCCTTTAGCTGCTCGTTCCGATAGCACGGTCTTCACCACCACTCTAAATGTCAAGGGGAAAAGGCCCATTTTGTCCTTAGAGGATCTGGAGTCAGATATTCGACAGATCAGATGCTTCCCTTCAAAAATCGAGCTAGAGTTCCTATCAGCGGGGCGGCTGGATGAAGTCAGCAAAGAATTATCAGCCGCAGGAATATTTATAGTTGTTACTTCTCATTCTGAGTGTAATAATGAAGACGAAAGAGCCCCCCATAT GGTCATAGAGGTGGGAATTGAAAGACAGGAGAAGCGTATCACATTATGGAAAACCAATACGGATTGGAAGGAGGTTTTCACTTCGACGGAAGTTCAGTTCGCTCGACAGCCTTCGAATCAAGTTTCCAGAAGGTCGCATCAGAACCTAAAGCGCCAGGACGAGCCCTCGCGCATTCATACTATGTCTTTCCCGTCCGCCCCGACTTCTTCGGATCTCCCTCCCAATACGTCAGATGAGCTAGATATGAGACTTAATGACCGGGTCATATTGCCGCCAGAGACACCGGTTACGGGGCTTTTCGT CCCTGAGGGAGTCACCTTAAAATGCAAAAGGTGCACTCTGCAAGGAAACGCGGAACTCTCTCAAGGATCTTTTCGGCTTGAGGAAATTGACGGCCCTGAGGACGTAATTCCGGCGGCGGTGGATTTCTTCCGAGAAGGTTCGATTGAACTGGACGTGAATGGTCTCTCTTCACACATTGAGTTGGCCGTTGTCCTTGAAAATGAAGAACCCATTGAGTTCTCGATTCCCTTGCCTACAATCCCACTCTCGCCATTTGCG ATTCCCGGCCTTGTGACATTTGGTGTGTTTGTCAGACCTCAGATCACAGCGTCGCTGCAGTTTGATAAGGATATTGAGTTTTCTTATGGGTTCAACGCTTCA GTGCCGGATGATTCGAAATTCACACTCAATATTGGCAATCTCGGAAATTCTACTGTCACTGGCTT CCCGAATACAACCTTCCAGGCTTTGCCATTCCAATCTGAGGAGGATATTGATAGTATCTCCTTTTCCCTTGCATTTAACCCTGAGATTCTGCTTGGAGTGCACTCTCTAGTTGGCTCTACGACTGGCGGCATCGGAATGTTCTTTAATCTCCCTGAGATTGCCGTCAATGCCTCCAAGATGAATAACGTAGACCGAAATTGCAACCCAAAGCGGCAGACCCACGAAGAGGATGAAGTTGTTGGAAACTTCACGAACATCATTCCCAGCGTGGAACTTAGCTTTGGCCCAATCGCAGAATTGGAAGTCAATCTTGGGTCCTTTGATCCCGCGTATGAAACACAAGTCGCGATTGCATCAGCGTCGTTCCCGCTACCCACTACATGTCTGGCGTATGATCAGGAGACTAAATCATACGGTGACCCGGTCAAAGTGGTGAGGGGTAGGAACTCTCAGGGTGCAGAGAATGCTGCTGGGAGGCTCAACACCAGCACAATGTCCACAAGTGTCATCCTCCCTGCTATGCTAGCATCTGTGGTGTTCGTTTTTGGAGTATTACTTTGA
- a CDS encoding uncharacterized protein (EggNog:ENOG410PHV8~COG:F~BUSCO:7287at33183), whose translation MSKVVRSVKNVTKGYSSVQVKVRNATSNDPWGPTGTEMSEIAALTYNNPTDFYEIMDMLDKRLNDKGKNWRHVLKSLKVLDYCLHEGSELVVTWARKNVYIIKTLREFQYIDEDGRDVGQNVRVAAKELTALLLDEDRLRSERSDRKLWKSRVSGPDDAMHGIAGGSDMGYRPPRRRERQQRNADEEDIEYRLAIEASKHEAEEDKKRRERNARLEEEDDELAKAIKLSKEEEELRRRELEESNAASLFDDATPAAQPQPTGYNQGYQQQGAVDWFGNPVDAQLPMTTGFLNNQYSQPTGFQSQPTGYANGFANGFQTQPNTFDQSQFPQQTGFLQPQPTIQPQPTAFNNSNPYGNDIWGQQQQPPAPPQQNDFLHPGSHNPWAQNNQPQPLDALKPAPTGSNNPFASSFTRAQAQMQLQPQKTGPPSLNTLAEQRTATQAPFNNPIINYQAPQQLNPPKPEDPQRARLNAILATGDGQDTFGNVGDLRIPAQHTTPGVFVNSAGSGLERIRAAQTGNNPFLNQNFTGAPQQVGFGQPNNNPFGARQPQQGGSLIDL comes from the exons ATGTCCAAAGTTGTTAGGAGTGTGAAGAATGTGACGAAGGGGTACTCTTCGGTGCAGGTGAAAGTCCGAAATG CCACGAGTAATGACCCCTGGGGCCCAACTGGCACGGAGATGAGTGAGATCGCGGCCCTCACGTACAATAA TCCTACCGATTTCTATGAGATTATGGATATGTTGGATAAGAGACTGAATGATAAGGGGAAAAATTGGCGTCATGTCCTCAAGTCGCTAAAGGTCTTGGATTATTGTCTCCATGAAGGCTCAGAACTTGTCGTCACATGGGCAAGGAAAAATGTCTATATTATCAAAACTTTACGCGAGTTCCAGTACATTGACGAGGATGGTCGTGACGTTGGCCAAAATG TTCGAGTCGCTGCGAAAGAACTCACTGCCTTACTTCTCGATGAAGACCGTCTACGTAGTGAGCGTTCGGATAGAAAACTTTGGAAATCCCGCGTTAGCGGCCCTGATGACGCCATGCACGGCATCGCCGGAGGCAGTGACATGGGATACCGACCTCCCCGTAGACGCGAGCGCCAACAGCGAAATGCAGATGAAGAGGATATTGAGTATCGTCTTGCCATCGAGGCATCCAAACATGAGGCAGAAGAGGACAAAAAGCGAAGGGAAAGGAATGCGCgcttggaagaagaagacgacgagCTCGCCAAGGCTATCAAACTGAgcaaggaagaagaggagcttCGCAGGCGTGAGCTTGAAGAAAGCAACGCTGCTTCTCTCTTTGATGATGCCACTCCAGCCGCGCAACCTCAACCTACAGGCTACAACCAAGGTTACCAGCAGCAGGGAGCGGTGGATTGGTTTGGAAACCCTGTCGACGCCCAACTGCCAATGACCACCGGCTTTTTGAACAATCAGTATTCACAGCCTACAGGATTCCAATCTCAACCAACTGGCTACGCTAACGGATTCGCTAATGGGTTCCAAACCCAGCCGAACACTTTCGATCAATCACAATTTCCACAGCAAACCGGTTTCCTCCAACCGCAGCCTACCATTCAACCTCAACCGACAGCATTTAATAATAGTAATCCCTACGGTAATGATATCTGGggccagcagcagcagccgcCGGCGCCGCCGCAACAGAATGACTTCCTTCACCCGGGAAGCCATAACCCGTGGGCTCAAAACAATCAGCCACAACCTCTTGACGCATTGAAACCAGCCCCTACAGGATCCAACAACCCATTTGCGTCCTCTTTCACTCGTGCCCAAGCTCAGATGCAGCTGCAACCACAGAAAACCGGACCCCCGTCGCTCAATACCCTTGCTGAGCAGAGAACCGCCACCCAAGCGCCCTTTAACAATCCCATCATTAACTATCAAGCACCTCAGCAGCTTAATCCACCGAAACCAGAAGATCCGCAACGTGCTCGCCTCAACGCTATCCTTGCCACTGGTGACGGCCAAGATACATTCGGCAATGTTGGCGACCTTCGTATACCTGCCCAACACACGACTCCGGGAGTGTTTGTTAATTCGGCTGGATCAGGCTTGGAAAGAATTCGCGCTGCGCAGACTGGCAACAATCCGTTCCTAAATCAGAATTTCACTGGAGCCCCGCAACAAGTGGGATTTGGGCAGCCGAACAACAATCCTTTTGGTGCCCGACAACCTCAGCAGGGTGGTAGCCTAATTGACCTTTAG
- a CDS encoding uncharacterized protein (EggNog:ENOG410PSPM~COG:S~BUSCO:4795at33183) yields the protein MLQRAWNSDPQRLPFAPYIKTHALVTLIQKGLQYYDIEKSLDQNGNPISVSDVSFFGPSTAHPSIIVGIGDSVKAKDAEIARKPEPASEAFVHAAPKPDGEINGQSPKANIQPIAKKGAEASEPEGLPIKVDDAAMELDKHQQAGEPSPAPLPSLAPTEGVVDADGDVGMIEMQEQEPQTPVFTLTTGQSVGVQISPVKAADLGPDTTLVDVSGESHMMRAAWRPHDPLVFAAAGDTFCGLWKLSGQRSPTFPTHTTLIAGSCVTAIDWDSTGNMLAVATYDNFIGSITIYDNHGNALDVLPESPRLISGLRWSGKGSQIAIVASDGQRSELFLWNQESRPDSFVRPQAIDGPVYDVAWCTNDHIYACGDGSVYQCDIDGNIQLSKTFDSGEEPESWTLLKAVSIAEKPVAVAASTSTSHIWIPTHDIHVKFAHHGDITGLEIRPRPNPSESLKNSPLILATSSMDDTVKLWNVDLDSKEIYCQYRLFLGAVTPALAVSFSPDGYAIAAASYNNLTIWNADRGGTPMAAWDGYLDKSNDEANHDKSIELDPSSVSMMDRPLSWDTDGKKLALGFGEKVAIINLQR from the exons ATGCTGCAGCGCGCATGGAACTCTGATCCTCAAAGGCTACCCTTCGCTCCGTACATTAAAACTCATGCCTTAGTGACTCTAATTCAGAAAGGACTTCAGTATTATGATATCGAAAAATCTCTAGACCAG AATGGGAACCCCATTTCCGTTTCTGATGTTTCATTTTTTGGTCCCAGCACCGCCCATCCCAGTATTATAGTCGGTATTGGAGACTCAGTCAAAGCCAAAGATGCAGAAATAGCGAGAAAACCAGAGCCTGCGTCCGAGGCCTTTGTTCACGCTGCTCCCAAACCTGATGGCGAAATTAATGGGCAGTCCCCCAAAGCAAATATTCAGCCAATCGCCAAGAAAGGCGCCGAAGCTAGCGAGCCTGAGGGATTACCCATCAAGGTGGATGACGCGGCCATGGAGCTTGACAAGCACCAACAAGCCGGTGAACCGTCGCCAGCTCCTCTTCCATCTTTGGCGCCTACCGAGGGCGTGGTTGACGCGGATGGAGATGTTGGAATGATTGAGATGCAGGAGCAGGAACCTCAAACGCCCGTATTTACATTAACAACGGGACAGAGCGTGGGTGTGCAGATATCGCCGGTCAAAGCTGCAGATCTAGGTCCGGACACTACCTTGGTCGATGTTTCGGGAGAAAGTCACATGATGCGCGCTGCTTGGCGGCCTCACGATCCGCTTGTGTTCGCAGCAGCTGGTGATACGTTTTGCGGTCTATGGAAGCTATCAGGACAAAGATCCCCGACATTTCCTACTCATACCACGTTGATAGCTGGCTCATGCGTGACAGCCATAGATTGGGATTCCACCGGGAATATGCTCGCTGTCGCCACATATGATAATTTCATTGGATCTATTACAATATACGATAACCATGGAAACGCCTTAGATGTGCTCCCGGAATCCCCAAGATTAATTTCGGGGCTACGTTGGTCTGGGAAGGGCTCTCAAATCGCCATTGTAGCATCTGACGGTCAGAGATCAGAACTTTTCTTGTGGAATCAGGAATCGCGACCGGATTCTTTTGTCAGGCCACAAGCGATCGATGGGCCGGTATACGATGTTGCGTGGTGTACAAATGATCATATATATGCCTGCGGAGATGGATCTGTCTACCAATGTGATATAGACGGGAACATCCAGCTGTCGAAAACGTTTGATTCCGGGGAAGAGCCAGAGTCGTGGACATTACTCAAGGCAGTCTCTATTGCTGAAAAGCCCGTCGCTGTAGCTGCATCGACTTCGACATCGCATATCTGGATTCCTACCCATGACATACACGTGAAATTCGCACACCATGGAGACATCACAGGACTTGAAATTCGTCCTCGACCCAATCCTTCCGAGTCTCTGAAGAACTCGCCTTTAATATTGGCCACCTCTTCTATGGATGACACTGTCAAACTCTGGAATGTGGATCTCGACTCAAAAGAAATATACTGCCAGTATCGACTTTTCTTAGGAGCTGTAACGCCTGCTTTGGCGGTCAGTTTCTCCCCAGATGGCTACGCTATTGCGGCTGCTAGTTACAACAATCTCACCATCTGGAATGCTGACCGTGGTGGTACACCTATGGCGGCATGGGACGGATACTTGGATAAGTCGAATGACGAGGCCAATCACGACAAGTCGATAGAACTCGACCCTTCCAGCGTCTCTATGATGGATCGACCGTTGTCGTGGGATACTGATGGTAAAAAGCTTGCTTTGGGTTTTGGCGAAAAG GTTGCAATTATAAATCTTCAGCGATGA